One stretch of Oncorhynchus gorbuscha isolate QuinsamMale2020 ecotype Even-year linkage group LG21, OgorEven_v1.0, whole genome shotgun sequence DNA includes these proteins:
- the LOC124008471 gene encoding late histone H2A.2.2-like gives MSGRAKKAVSKSKTSTSRSVRAGLQFPVGRIHRLLKKGRYTTRIGTGAAVYLAAILEYLCAEVLELSGNAARDNKKSRITPRHIQLAVRNDEELNTLLGAVTISEGGVLPNIQAVLLPKKSKLPKDDGSNDVQSQAF, from the coding sequence ATGTCTGGTCGTGCAAAGAAAGCTGTCTCCAAATCGAAGACTTCCACGAGTCGCTCTGTCAGGGCAGGTCTCCAGTTTCCTGTAGGCCGAATTCACCGTCTGCTGAAGAAGGGACGTTATACTACCCGCATTGGTACAGGAGCTGCAGTCTACCTCGCTGCCATACTGGAGTATCTCTGCGCTGAAGTCCTGGAGCTGTCGGGTAACGCGGCCCGTGACAATAAGAAGTCGCGCATTACTCCACGGCACATCCAACTAGCTGTACGGAACGACGAGGAGCTGAACACGCTGCTGGGTGCGGTCACTATATCGGAGGGTGGTGTCCTTCCAAACATCCAAGCCGTGTTACTTCCCAAGAAGAGCAAGCTACCTAAAGACGACGGCAGCAATGACGTCCAGTCTCAAGCGTTTTAA